In Helicobacter pylori, a single genomic region encodes these proteins:
- the glnA gene encoding type I glutamate--ammonia ligase, translated as MIVRTQNSESKIKEFFEFCKENEVEFVDFRFSDIKGTWNHIAYSFGALTHGMLKEGIPFDASCFKGWQGIEHSDMILTPDLVRYFIDPFSADVSVVVFCDVYDVYKNQPYEKCPRSIAKKALQHLKDSGLGDVAYFGAENEFFIFDSIKIKDASNSQYYEVDSEEGEWNRDKSFENGVNFGHRPGKQGGYVPVPPTDTMMDIRTEIVKVLNQVGLETFVVHHEVAQAQGEVGVKFGDLVEAADNVQKLKYVVKMVAHLNGKTATFMPKPLYGDNGSGMHTHVSVWKNNENLFSGETYKGLSELALHFLGGVLRHARGLAAFTNASTNSYKRLIPGYEAPSILTYSANNRSASVRIPYGISKNSARFEFRFPDSSSNPYLAFAAILMAGMDGVKNKIDPGEAMDINLFKLTLDEIREKGIKQMPHTLRRSLEEMLADKQYLKEGQVFSEEFIQAYQSLKFNAEVFPWESKPHPFEFITTYSC; from the coding sequence ATGATAGTAAGAACTCAAAATAGTGAAAGCAAGATCAAAGAATTTTTTGAATTTTGCAAAGAAAATGAAGTGGAATTTGTGGATTTTAGATTCAGCGATATCAAAGGCACTTGGAATCACATCGCTTATTCTTTTGGGGCTTTAACGCATGGCATGCTTAAAGAGGGGATTCCTTTTGATGCGAGTTGTTTTAAAGGCTGGCAAGGCATTGAACACTCCGATATGATTTTAACCCCCGATTTGGTGCGTTATTTCATTGATCCTTTTAGCGCGGATGTGAGCGTGGTCGTGTTTTGCGATGTGTATGATGTGTATAAAAACCAGCCTTATGAGAAATGCCCTAGAAGTATCGCTAAAAAAGCCTTACAACATTTAAAAGATTCAGGTTTGGGCGATGTGGCTTATTTTGGCGCGGAGAACGAATTTTTCATCTTTGATTCCATTAAGATTAAAGACGCTTCCAATTCTCAATATTATGAAGTGGATAGCGAAGAGGGCGAATGGAATAGGGATAAGAGCTTTGAAAATGGCGTGAATTTTGGGCATAGACCGGGCAAGCAAGGGGGCTATGTGCCTGTGCCGCCAACGGATACGATGATGGATATTCGCACAGAAATTGTGAAAGTCTTAAACCAAGTGGGGTTAGAAACTTTTGTCGTCCATCATGAAGTCGCGCAAGCGCAAGGCGAAGTGGGCGTGAAATTTGGGGATTTAGTGGAAGCCGCTGACAATGTCCAAAAACTCAAATATGTGGTTAAAATGGTCGCTCATTTAAACGGCAAAACCGCCACTTTCATGCCAAAACCTTTATATGGGGATAACGGGAGCGGGATGCACACCCATGTGAGTGTTTGGAAAAACAACGAAAACCTTTTTAGCGGCGAAACTTACAAGGGCTTGAGCGAGTTGGCGTTGCATTTTTTAGGGGGCGTGTTGCGCCACGCTAGAGGGTTGGCCGCTTTCACTAACGCTTCCACTAATTCTTACAAACGCCTAATTCCGGGATATGAAGCCCCATCTATTTTAACCTATTCAGCTAACAACAGGAGTGCGAGCGTGCGTATCCCTTATGGGATTTCTAAAAACAGCGCGAGGTTTGAATTCAGATTCCCGGACAGCTCATCAAACCCCTACTTGGCTTTTGCAGCGATTTTAATGGCAGGCATGGATGGCGTTAAAAACAAGATCGATCCCGGCGAAGCGATGGATATTAACCTTTTCAAATTGACTTTAGATGAAATCAGAGAAAAGGGTATCAAACAAATGCCCCACACCTTAAGGAGATCGTTAGAAGAAATGCTAGCCGATAAGCAGTATTTAAAAGAGGGTCAGGTCTTTAGCGAAGAATTTATTCAAGCCTATCAATCTCTTAAATTCAACGCTGAAGTGTTCCCATGGGAGAGCAAACCCCATCCCTTTGAATTTATCACCACTTATTCATGCTAA
- the glcD gene encoding glycolate oxidase subunit GlcD codes for MLEKQHIQYFKNLVGGEDFFTDLAHLNAYCYDATKERHLPSGVIFPKNEREISQILKYCNEHRIIVVPRGAGSGFTGGALSVSGGLVLSVEKHLDKILEIDTKNLIARVEPGVINKHFQNEVEKLNLFYPPDPASENQSTLGGNVAENAGGMRAAKYGITKDYVMALRVVLANGEIIRAGKKTIKDVAGFNVAGLMIASEGCLGVISEITLKLLAKPPLKQSAMGVFNHIEDAMNAVYKTMSSGVTPVAMEFLDNLSIKAVEERFSKGLPKDAGAILITQVDGVVKEQIAWQLNEIEKHFKANGCVGFKIAQNEQEEQDLWFSRRNASQSISVYGKKKLNEDVTVPRASLPSLLQEVAKISQKYGFKIPCFGHTGDGNVHVNIMLEDPKRDLEKGHKAMEEIFQAAISLEGTLSGEHGIGLSKAKFMPLAFNASEMELFRNIKKALDPNNILNPFKMGL; via the coding sequence ATGTTAGAGAAGCAACACATCCAATACTTTAAAAACCTAGTAGGGGGAGAGGATTTTTTCACTGATTTAGCGCATTTGAACGCTTATTGCTATGACGCTACTAAAGAAAGGCATTTGCCTAGCGGCGTGATTTTCCCTAAAAACGAGCGAGAAATCAGCCAGATTTTAAAATATTGCAACGAGCACCGCATCATCGTTGTGCCTAGGGGGGCTGGGAGCGGTTTTACAGGGGGGGCGTTGAGCGTGAGTGGGGGGCTAGTTTTAAGCGTAGAAAAGCATTTGGATAAGATTTTAGAGATTGACACTAAAAATTTAATCGCTAGAGTCGAGCCGGGCGTGATTAACAAGCATTTCCAAAACGAAGTGGAAAAATTGAATCTCTTCTACCCCCCAGATCCAGCGAGTGAAAATCAAAGCACTTTAGGAGGGAATGTCGCTGAAAATGCCGGCGGCATGCGTGCGGCTAAATACGGCATCACTAAAGATTATGTCATGGCTTTAAGGGTGGTTTTAGCGAATGGTGAAATCATAAGGGCAGGCAAAAAAACGATCAAAGATGTCGCCGGTTTTAATGTTGCAGGGCTGATGATCGCTAGTGAGGGGTGTTTGGGCGTGATTTCTGAAATCACTTTAAAGCTTTTAGCCAAACCGCCCCTAAAGCAAAGCGCGATGGGGGTTTTTAATCATATTGAAGACGCCATGAACGCTGTTTATAAGACAATGAGCAGTGGCGTTACGCCTGTGGCGATGGAATTTTTGGATAATTTGAGCATCAAAGCGGTTGAAGAGAGATTTTCTAAAGGCTTACCCAAAGACGCTGGAGCGATACTCATCACTCAAGTGGATGGCGTGGTTAAAGAGCAGATTGCATGGCAACTCAATGAGATAGAAAAGCACTTCAAAGCCAATGGGTGCGTGGGTTTTAAGATCGCTCAAAACGAACAAGAAGAGCAGGATTTATGGTTTTCAAGGCGTAACGCTTCTCAAAGTATTAGCGTTTATGGTAAAAAGAAATTGAATGAAGACGTGACCGTTCCTAGGGCGAGCTTGCCGAGTTTGTTGCAAGAAGTCGCCAAAATCAGCCAGAAATACGGCTTTAAAATCCCTTGCTTTGGGCATACGGGCGATGGCAATGTGCATGTGAATATCATGCTAGAAGATCCTAAAAGGGATTTAGAAAAAGGTCATAAGGCTATGGAAGAGATCTTTCAGGCTGCTATTAGTTTGGAGGGGACTTTAAGCGGGGAGCATGGCATAGGCTTGTCTAAAGCCAAATTCATGCCTTTAGCGTTTAATGCTAGTGAAATGGAGCTTTTTAGGAACATTAAAAAAGCCCTTGATCCCAATAATATTTTAAACCCTTTTAAAATGGGGTTGTAA
- a CDS encoding 50S ribosomal protein L9 produces the protein MMKVLLLEDVKNLGKAGEVCEVKDGYGNNFLIANQKAKLATNEVINKYKAEVKKKAEKEALEKAQKLQMVETLQTITLTIHKKVGANGSLFGAITKEEITERLKEQHASLNLDKKDIELKHPIKSTGIYEIEVKLGSGVVGAFKIDVVAE, from the coding sequence ATAATGAAGGTTCTATTACTAGAAGATGTGAAAAATTTAGGCAAAGCGGGTGAAGTGTGCGAGGTTAAAGATGGCTATGGGAATAACTTTTTAATCGCTAACCAAAAAGCCAAACTCGCCACTAACGAAGTGATCAATAAATATAAAGCCGAAGTTAAAAAGAAAGCGGAAAAAGAAGCCCTAGAAAAGGCACAAAAATTGCAAATGGTAGAAACCTTACAAACCATCACGCTGACTATCCACAAAAAAGTCGGCGCGAACGGCTCTTTATTTGGAGCGATCACTAAAGAAGAGATCACAGAGCGTTTGAAAGAACAGCATGCGAGTTTAAATTTAGATAAAAAAGACATTGAGCTCAAACACCCGATTAAAAGCACAGGGATTTATGAGATTGAAGTCAAGCTTGGATCGGGGGTTGTTGGCGCGTTTAAAATTGATGTGGTGGCTGAGTAG
- the hslV gene encoding ATP-dependent protease subunit HslV: MFEATTILGYRGELNHKKFALIGGDGQVTLGNCVVKANATKIRSLYHNQVLSGFAGSTADAFSLFDMFERILESKKGDLFKSVVDFSKEWRKDKYLRRLEAMMIVLNLDHIFILSGTGDVLEAEDNKIAAIGSGGNYALSAARALDHFAHLEPKKLVEESLKIAGDLCIYTNTNIKILEL, translated from the coding sequence ATGTTTGAAGCGACAACGATCCTAGGCTATAGAGGGGAATTGAATCATAAAAAGTTCGCGCTCATTGGAGGTGATGGGCAGGTAACTTTGGGTAATTGCGTGGTCAAAGCCAATGCGACAAAAATCAGAAGCTTGTATCACAACCAGGTTTTAAGCGGGTTTGCCGGGAGCACTGCGGACGCTTTTAGTTTGTTTGATATGTTTGAACGCATTTTAGAGAGCAAAAAAGGGGATTTGTTTAAAAGCGTGGTGGATTTCAGCAAAGAATGGCGCAAGGATAAGTATTTACGCCGATTGGAAGCGATGATGATCGTTTTAAATTTGGATCACATTTTTATTTTGAGCGGCACGGGCGATGTTTTAGAAGCTGAAGACAATAAGATCGCTGCTATTGGGAGTGGGGGGAATTACGCCTTAAGCGCGGCTAGGGCTTTGGATCATTTCGCTCATTTAGAGCCTAAAAAACTTGTAGAAGAGTCCTTAAAAATCGCAGGGGATCTTTGCATTTACACCAACACGAATATTAAAATTTTGGAGCTTTAA
- a CDS encoding 4-hydroxy-tetrahydrodipicolinate reductase has translation MKIGVYGASGRIGKLLLEELKRGYKGLALSSVFVRQKCETDFSSFSHAPLVTNDLKAFVRACECVIDFSLPKGVDHLLEALLECPKILVSGTTGLEKETLEKMQQLALKAPLLHAHNMSLGIIMLNQLAFLASLKLKDADIEIVETHHNLKKDAPSGTALSLYETCAKARGYDEKNALTTHREGLRSKESIGIAALRGGDVAGKHTIGFYLEGEYIELSHTATNRSIFAKGALEVALWLKDKAAKKYEISEMFG, from the coding sequence ATGAAAATCGGTGTTTATGGAGCGAGCGGTCGTATAGGGAAACTGCTCTTAGAAGAATTAAAAAGGGGGTATAAGGGATTAGCGCTGTCTAGCGTGTTTGTCAGGCAAAAATGCGAAACAGATTTCAGCTCTTTTTCGCACGCCCCTTTAGTAACCAACGATTTAAAAGCGTTTGTGAGGGCATGCGAATGCGTGATTGATTTTTCTTTACCTAAAGGCGTGGATCATTTACTAGAGGCTCTTTTAGAATGCCCTAAAATTTTAGTTTCTGGCACAACCGGTTTAGAAAAAGAAACGCTAGAAAAAATGCAACAATTAGCCTTAAAAGCGCCGCTTTTGCATGCGCACAACATGTCTCTAGGGATTATAATGCTCAACCAATTAGCCTTTTTAGCTTCTTTGAAATTAAAAGATGCGGATATTGAAATTGTAGAAACGCACCACAATCTCAAAAAAGACGCCCCGAGCGGCACGGCGTTGAGCTTGTATGAAACTTGCGCTAAGGCTAGGGGGTATGATGAAAAAAACGCTCTTACCACTCACAGAGAAGGTTTGCGCTCTAAAGAAAGCATTGGCATAGCCGCTTTAAGGGGGGGCGATGTCGCCGGGAAGCACACGATAGGGTTTTATTTAGAGGGCGAATACATAGAGCTTAGCCATACGGCGACTAACCGATCTATTTTTGCTAAAGGGGCTTTAGAAGTGGCTCTGTGGCTTAAAGATAAAGCCGCTAAAAAATATGAAATTAGCGAAATGTTTGGTTGA
- a CDS encoding DUF262 domain-containing protein, which yields MDAKATTLLKFFEENQNNQFVIPIYQRLYSWKKEQCEQLWDDIIKIGGNDKMNGHFIGSILYVRVDDTHSSPLLIIDGQQRLTTITLLFIALRNRSSDEVKRKKMESYLINSGNDGDKKFRLILSESDKDTLLSLIDKDRRKPSEPSLKIVENFKLFEKWIRKNTNKLETIFKGLEKLMIVWIALKKEKDDPQLIFESMNSTGKDLKQTDLIRNYILMGLEPEKQKIFYKKYWRAMEEVFKQNETLFNQFVRHYLTIKTGKTPTEKRVYEAFKDYRQKKGIEIEDLLKDLQKYCGYFCQIAFKKEADKDLNKALNLLVDLEMDVIYPLLLELYSDYSDGVLSKQDFIPIIYLTESYICRRAVCGLGTNSLNKVFPSFTKKINKDQYLESIKAHFVYLTEKQRFPNNDEFKKLFITIDFYHFKKKKYFFERLENFNTKEPVNTQECTIEHIMPQTLNLEWKRDLGGNFQAIHDKYLHTIGNLTLTGYNQDYSNNSFQEKRDMENGFKQSPLRLNQSLKDLESFDEKKIEKRANDLADWALKIWTYPNLDAETLEKYKPKKEKKAYDLSSYNFGPDSRELFDILRKEIKALDEGITEKFNQKYIAYKFFKINFVNIVVQNKGLKLYLKMELNELQDEIKEKLKIRDVSNIGRPCFGNMEVELETKENIPYCLRLIKQALEKQMGGRNRR from the coding sequence ATGGACGCAAAAGCCACCACACTATTAAAATTTTTTGAAGAAAATCAAAACAATCAATTTGTCATCCCCATCTATCAGAGGTTGTATAGTTGGAAAAAGGAACAATGCGAACAATTATGGGATGATATTATAAAAATTGGCGGAAATGATAAGATGAACGGGCATTTTATCGGTTCTATTTTGTATGTGCGAGTTGATGATACGCACTCTAGCCCATTACTCATCATTGACGGCCAACAAAGGCTCACTACTATCACGCTTTTGTTTATCGCTTTAAGGAATCGCTCAAGCGATGAAGTTAAGCGTAAAAAAATGGAGAGTTATCTTATCAACAGCGGTAATGACGGCGATAAGAAATTCAGACTCATCTTATCAGAGTCTGATAAAGACACCTTGCTGTCTTTGATTGATAAAGACAGAAGAAAACCGAGCGAGCCTTCGTTAAAAATAGTGGAAAATTTTAAATTATTTGAAAAATGGATCCGTAAAAACACCAACAAACTAGAAACGATTTTTAAAGGCTTAGAAAAACTCATGATAGTTTGGATTGCTTTAAAGAAAGAAAAAGATGATCCTCAACTTATTTTTGAGAGCATGAACTCAACGGGCAAGGATCTCAAGCAAACGGATTTGATCAGAAACTACATTTTAATGGGATTAGAGCCAGAAAAACAAAAGATTTTTTATAAGAAGTATTGGAGGGCTATGGAGGAAGTTTTTAAACAAAATGAAACATTGTTTAATCAATTTGTCCGGCATTACCTCACGATCAAAACAGGAAAAACTCCCACTGAGAAAAGAGTTTATGAAGCTTTCAAGGATTACCGGCAAAAAAAGGGGATAGAAATAGAGGATTTATTAAAAGATTTGCAAAAATATTGCGGGTATTTTTGCCAGATTGCATTCAAAAAAGAAGCCGATAAAGATTTAAACAAGGCTTTGAATTTGCTTGTAGATTTAGAGATGGATGTGATCTATCCGCTGCTTTTAGAGCTTTATAGCGATTATAGCGATGGCGTTTTATCCAAGCAGGATTTTATCCCTATTATCTATTTAACAGAGAGCTATATTTGCAGAAGGGCGGTGTGCGGGCTTGGCACAAATAGTCTCAATAAAGTCTTTCCCTCTTTTACAAAAAAGATCAATAAAGATCAATATCTTGAAAGTATAAAAGCGCATTTTGTCTATCTGACAGAAAAACAAAGATTTCCAAACAATGACGAGTTTAAAAAGCTTTTTATTACGATAGATTTTTATCATTTTAAAAAAAAGAAATACTTTTTTGAAAGGCTAGAAAATTTTAACACAAAAGAGCCGGTCAATACTCAAGAATGCACTATAGAACACATCATGCCTCAAACCCTTAATTTAGAATGGAAAAGGGATTTGGGTGGAAATTTTCAAGCAATACACGATAAATACCTCCACACAATAGGGAATCTCACTCTAACCGGTTATAACCAGGATTATAGTAACAATTCTTTCCAAGAAAAAAGAGATATGGAAAACGGCTTTAAACAAAGCCCGTTGAGACTCAATCAAAGTTTAAAAGATTTGGAATCTTTTGACGAAAAAAAGATTGAAAAAAGAGCTAATGATTTAGCGGATTGGGCTTTAAAGATTTGGACTTACCCCAATCTAGATGCAGAAACATTAGAGAAATATAAACCCAAGAAAGAAAAAAAGGCTTATGATTTAAGCTCTTATAACTTTGGCCCTGATTCAAGGGAATTGTTTGATATTTTAAGAAAAGAGATTAAAGCTCTTGATGAAGGGATAACTGAAAAATTTAATCAAAAATATATAGCTTATAAGTTTTTTAAAATAAATTTTGTGAATATTGTTGTGCAAAACAAAGGCTTAAAATTGTATTTAAAAATGGAATTGAATGAATTGCAAGATGAAATAAAGGAAAAACTAAAGATCAGAGATGTTTCTAATATCGGTCGTCCATGCTTTGGAAACATGGAAGTAGAGCTAGAAACAAAAGAGAATATCCCTTATTGTTTGAGATTGATCAAACAGGCTTTAGAAAAACAGATGGGTGGTAGGAATAGGCGATAA
- a CDS encoding GTPase Era has translation MMKTKAGFVALIGKPNAGKSTLLNTLLNAHLALVSHKANATRKLMKCIVPFKDKEGYESQIIFLDTPGLHHQEKLLNQCMLSQALKAVGDAELCVFLASVHDDLKGYEEFLSLCQKPHILALSKIDTATHKQVLQKIQEYQQYASQFLALVPLSAKKSQNLNALLECISKHLSPSAWLFEKDLMSDEKMRDIYKEIIRESLFDFLNDEIPYESDVMIDKFIEEERIDKVYAHIIVEKESQKKIVIGKNGVNIKRIGTSARLKMQEVGEKKVFLNLQVIAQKSWSKEEKSLQKLGYIHKRGMD, from the coding sequence ATAATGAAAACTAAGGCGGGCTTTGTAGCTCTTATAGGCAAACCAAACGCTGGAAAAAGCACTCTTTTAAACACTTTATTAAACGCTCATTTAGCCCTCGTTTCGCATAAGGCTAATGCGACCAGAAAATTAATGAAATGCATCGTGCCTTTCAAAGATAAAGAAGGGTATGAGAGCCAGATCATTTTTTTAGACACACCAGGGCTCCATCATCAAGAAAAATTACTCAACCAGTGCATGCTCTCACAGGCTTTAAAAGCGGTGGGCGATGCTGAATTGTGCGTTTTTTTAGCTTCTGTGCATGATGATTTAAAAGGGTATGAAGAGTTTTTGAGTTTGTGCCAAAAACCCCATATCTTGGCTTTGAGTAAGATTGACACCGCCACGCACAAGCAGGTTTTGCAAAAAATACAAGAGTATCAACAATACGCTTCGCAATTTTTAGCCCTAGTGCCTTTGAGTGCGAAAAAATCTCAAAATTTAAACGCGCTTTTAGAATGCATCAGCAAGCATTTAAGCCCTAGCGCATGGCTTTTTGAAAAGGATTTGATGAGCGATGAAAAAATGCGCGATATTTATAAGGAAATCATTAGGGAGAGTTTGTTTGATTTTTTGAACGATGAAATCCCTTATGAAAGCGATGTGATGATTGATAAATTTATAGAAGAAGAACGCATAGACAAGGTGTATGCGCATATTATCGTAGAAAAAGAAAGCCAAAAAAAGATCGTGATAGGCAAAAACGGGGTGAATATCAAACGCATCGGGACTAGCGCTAGATTGAAAATGCAAGAAGTGGGCGAAAAAAAGGTTTTTTTAAACTTGCAAGTGATCGCTCAAAAATCATGGAGTAAGGAAGAAAAGAGCTTGCAAAAACTGGGCTATATCCATAAAAGGGGTATGGATTGA
- a CDS encoding urease-enhancing factor, producing MKTIRNSVFIGASLLGGCASVETYFDALACRLH from the coding sequence ATGAAAACCATTAGAAATAGCGTGTTTATTGGAGCGTCTTTACTCGGCGGTTGTGCTAGCGTTGAGACTTATTTTGACGCTCTTGCGTGTCGCTTGCATTAA